In the Vespa crabro chromosome 10, iyVesCrab1.2, whole genome shotgun sequence genome, one interval contains:
- the LOC124427625 gene encoding supervillin-like isoform X3, which translates to MVAAGATVLMAASGESSSNGTENNSSECVNATDPSKCNEIQCNEQNTECRPRKNLIPCSSDKDKKNSYMLGKSNRATQRVENKDQHKNLALHKVTHIRETKASRLRAASIVSSNINTSKRLGVLETSTPSGSQLSANLSTKVDNPVSSDNGNTMNPVRERDKSYKRKSYLNRSSNIEAVPSDRLINSEYNERRGSRQSSKQNHISDTILSSDTGASHQTATSSQKKHTESKLGSSRVNFHYNTHRSKPNASSTVTSIPNTKCCNTPQSSKDGHSDSEVSRRVDALTALTKATMERVERLASHSGLSVNHKQKSEIHLTNVSPTRNVAKCTNHSANIHTTVSPSKCSILKKSTDEYPQDSCSGRQPPVSILKHKVVENETGQSSSSTSHNTLPVTFSPSVIEPIHKRHGILKKRSSLDESEILRRRSCSPDVTFNDNNYSEFRPILKNQRRSSLDEIIKRDQSPDPQPTSILKRKSSREDDREDGQIGSPEPQGILKRKSTNNTRSNNTIHHVTIATDLTNGIETFEGSEVRPILKKKHSREESSGNDPPSLEPRPILKKKSSTESDEHDDKPKKTILKCSRKSSQDECNYDMDITSPKKLSMLKNRVLQSRSSGLSENDCVKPILKQSTSREIETRVRLHIHDTNVLSDLSVTGNNLFLRKRAQSVGHVQPSNICNELAVVRDKRRSLESSSLCDMLQNQSYIKSMSGNNLRSHLTQSNESSVTTRRDSIDSATVDEKINKEYKDKRLILKKETSSEIKSESHEFAINRNCEKNINFYTQMSISKKAEINLNSPVNESKTDLETSNIEENYIAHRSNSVSAMALHFKNMEENVTSKEKSTSQNVQYKASHGIQRYRERKLQGNDRFNTQPVTLQEVQEAVLQNQRNAASNNEASNIKAESTYTPDDEYDPSKLSLADRVRLFNQKIIAETSSSSNKVSQERHLRRRPGTRYKTQPVTSEEVEVASRISPLNAVEKISLTKGIFEESQNTIDNTQLSSGSQNELPKSILKSSTYHSNNLFRTKSPELEGLKLIKSVLKKESEELQQQAFNTCDIMPHSNLRSSTPISSDKCDSNYANDETTNNDTFLQSKNIDVKQHQDEEKEDTMVTLSKDFYHLHNLEEHDDKEGIHTEIKQEHTVPCLTKVISQDKSCRSRTNFNLDEIDNIKMDSVMSQKYNSEDKHLPKNEIPQSSDDDASSSGSREVRGIIKNEAIFRRRQNALTKQAKHVALSKSASHHALSSEGTSFDITKEKCNATTTLPGLYRSATQTIPISEAAESPSMSIADRLAALQRSGNTNWKRRIMSETSDVLCSATFNKEELTIRQGVLADCLGKLESATEGWKKRIAAPDAIKFTVAGKMKVEQTENLEESSSSLCIEVINNITDKKKRPRPERFKGRKDTKDVLSTPSSPSKDSPITVRRSFSEPASDESGEENKTKSTALATVSVPKVDDETFTSFYTGVSLKKCETERFSLDENAFDVITSHSELLGQKRNIQTQKRRAASKNPIKLLASRTDLKSEYTEVSTGIAEKVMRSLNVEKLAKNSALAVEALAGLASTEDFSAITLRNIADANYTMNKLRPYKDLMLIMVKGRRHVQARLVEPVANSINSGDTYVLVTKSEVYNYVGKYSNVIEKARAAEIALSIQQNKDLGCQASQVITINEDKITCTRSQIKQFWNYLGIDTDIDVIDGGHPDEDELYESAIINTNMIYEVKDEELVPLEKYWGAIPKIEMLDLNKILVFDFGSEMYIWTGKRASNNKKKVATRLATELWKEGYDYTECAICPINAAFMIGRRNKLLTDIKTEKTRPSWCLFAKLTQHVETVLFREKFLDWPNVAGIIKMKTIKDKEQIDGTIIVEPCNLNVIIEPNNTPVDLNIKGCHLGRGTGWYDDELMKQYTVETTSINVWHIDEFSHTLLDNLSNGQFYTGDSYIIRWMYSVTITGRELSGLQSKHSAKGRDRSVYFIWQGKNASLNEQGAAALLTVELDNEQGPQIRVVQGYEPAAFLNLFSGGMVIHMGKKADKRYDQQWRLYICRGTLESEIFLTEIPCSTRQLRSRGSFLLLDIKGAKIYVWHGSNALPHIRKTFSKLMRVQNLKNSLMH; encoded by the exons atGGTAGCTGCTGGTGCAACAGTTTTGATGGCAGCCAGCGGAGAAAGTTCTTCGAATGGAACAGAAAATAACTCATCAGAATGTGTAAATGCTACTGATCCCTCTAAGTGTAATGAAATACAGTGCAATGAACAAAATACCGAGTGCAGACCTAGAAAGAATTTAATACCTTGTTCGTCTGATA aggataaaaaaaatagctaTATGTTAGGAAAGTCTAATCGTGCGACGCAGAGAGTGGAAAATAAAGATCAACATAAAAATCTTGCATTACATAAGGTAACGCATATTCGTGAGACTAAAGCTTCTAGGCTACGTGCTGCTTCTATTGTATCATCGAATA TTAATACATCAAAACGATTAGGTGTTTTGGAAACTTCTACTCCTTCTGGCTCCCAACTGAGTGCTAATTTATCTACTAAAGTA GACAATCCAGTATCTTCAGACAATGGTAATACAATGAATCCGgtgcgagaaagagataaaagttataaaagaaaatcatatcTAAATCGATCGAGCAATATAGAGGCAGTTCCATCAGATCGTTTAATTAACT CtgaatataatgaaagaagagGTTCAAGACAATCAAGTAAACAAAATCACATATCCGATACAATATTGTCTTCCGATACTGGTGCTTCTCATCAGACTGCTACTAGCTCACAAAAAAAGCATACAGAATCAAAACTTGGCTCATCGCgtgttaattttcattataacaCACATCGTTCCAAACCTAATGCCTCATCAACTGTTACATCTATTCCAAATACGAAATGTTGTAACACACCGCAAAGCag TAAGGACGGTCATAGTGATTCAGAAGTCTCGAGAAGGGTTGATGCATTGACTGCATTGACAAAAGCTACTATGGAACGAGTAGAAAGACTTGCATCACATAGTGGTTTATCAGTAAATCATAAACAAAAGTCTGAGATTCATTTAACTAATGTATCACCTACAAGAAATGTGGCAAAATGTACAAATCATTCTGCAAACATTCATACAACAGTATCACCAAGTAAATGTTCTATCTTAAAAAAATCAACTGATGAATATCCACAAGATTCTTGTTCAGGACGTCAACCACCAGTATCTATACTTAAGCATAAGGTGGTTGAAAATGAAACAGGTCAATCTTCATCTAGTACGTCACACAATACATTACCTGTGACATTTTCACCATCTGTGATAGAACCAATTCATAAAAGGCATGGTATCTTAAAAAAACGTAGTAGTTTGGATGAAAGCGAAATACTTCGACGGCGCAGTTGTTCACCTGATGTCACTTTTAATGATAACAACTATTCCGAATTTAGGcctattttaaaaaatcaaaggCGATCGTCTTtagatgaaattataaaacgaGATCAAAGCCCTGATCCTCAACCTACTTCTATATTGAAACGTAAGTCTTCTAGAGAAGACGATAGAGAAGATGGCCAAATTGGTTCTCCAGAACCACAGGGAattcttaaaagaaaatctacaAATAATACAAGATCAAATAATACTATTCATCACGTGACTATTGCAACAGATCTTACAAATGGTATTGAAACATTTGAAGGTTCTGAAGTGAGGccaatattgaaaaaaaagcaCAGTAGAGAGGAATCCTCTGGTAATGATCCTCCTTCGCTCGAGCCGCGTccaatattgaaaaaaaaatcaagtacAGAATCTGACGAACACGATGATAAACCtaagaaaacaattttgaaGTGTTCACGAAAAAGTTCACAAGATGAATGCAATTATGATATGGATATAACTTCTCCTAAGAAACTTTCTATGTTAAAAAATCGTGTTTTACAATCTAGATCAAGTGGATTGTCAGAAAATGATTGTGTGAAACCAATATTAAAACAATCTACTTCTCGAGAAATTGAGACACGTGTACGCTTACATATTCATGATACAAATGTATTAAGTGACTTATCTGTAACTGGAAATAACTTGTTTTTACGAAAACGAGCACAATCGGTTGGTCATGTACAACCTTCTAATATTTGTAACGAGTTAGCTGTTGTACGTGATAAAAGAAGATCTCTTGAATCAAGTTCTTTGTGTGATATGTTGCAAAATCaatcatatataaaatcaatgagtGGTAACAATTTAAGGTCGCATTTAACACAGTCTAATGAAAGTTCAGTCACAACCCGTCGCGATTCCATTGATAG TGCAACTGTGGACGAGAAAatcaataaagaatataaagacaAACGATTGATACTCAAGAAAGAAACATCAAGTGAAATAAAATCTGAATCCCACGAATTTGCTATAAATAGAAATTGTGagaaaaacataaatttttatacccAAATGTCTATATCTAAGAAAgctgaaattaatttaaattcacCTGTGAATGAATCAAAAACGGATTTGGAAACAAGcaatatagaagaaaattatattgcaCATCGTAGTAACAGTGTGTCTGCAATGGctttacattttaaaaatatggaGGAGAATGTAACGTCTAAAGAGAAAAGTACATCTCAAAATGTACAATATAAAGCGTCACATGGTATACAACGTTATAGAGAACGTAAGCTTCAAGGCAATGATAGATTTAATACACAACCAGTAACTTTACAAGAGGTCCAAGAAGCTGTATTACAAAATCAACGTAATGCTGCTTCAAACAATGAAGCATCTAATATAAAAGCAGAAAGTACTTATACACCTGATGATGAATATGATCCATCAAAATTGAGTTTAGCAGATCGGGTGAgattatttaatcaaaaaatCATAGCAGAGACATCATCTTCATCAAACAAAGTTTCTCAGGAAAGACATTTACGAAGGCGACCTGGTACTCGTTATAAGACACAACCCGTTACATCTGAAGAAGTAGAAGTTGCATCTCGTATATCTCCATTAAACGCTGttgagaaaatttctttaactaaag GTATTTTTGAAGAATCTCAAAATACAATTGATAATACCCAATTGTCTTCTGGTTCTCAAAATGAATTGCCTAAAAGTATCTTAAAATCTTCTACCTACCATTCAAATAATCTATTTCGAACTAAAAGTCCTGAACTTGAAggtttgaaattaataaagtcTGTACTTAAAAAAGAATCAGAGGAATTGCAACAGCAAGCTTTTAATACTTGTGATATTATGCCACATTCAAATTTAAGAAGCAGTACTCCTATATCATCTGATAAATGTGATTCAAATTATGCTAATGATGAAACAACTAACAATGATACTTTTCTGCaaagtaaaaatatagatGTTAAGCAACAtcaagacgaagaaaaagaagatacaatGGTTACATTGtcaaaagatttttatcatttacataATTTAGAAGAACACGATGATAAAGAGGGCATTCACActgaaataaaacaagaacacACAGTGCCTTGTCTTACAAAAGTAATCTCTCAGGATAAGTCATGTAGATCAAGAACCAATTTCAATTTAGatgaaatagataatattaaaatggaCAGTGTTATGTCACAGAAATATAATAGCGAAGATAAACATTTACCTAAAAATGAAATACCTCAGTCTTCAGACGATGACGCGTCTTCTTCGGGCAGCCGCGAAGTTCgtggtattattaaaaatgaagctATTTTTCGAAGACGTCAAAATGCATTAACAAAACAAGCTAA gcATGTTGCTTTGTCCAAAAGTGCTAGTCATCATGCATTAAGTAGCGAAGGTACATCATTTGACAtaacaaaagagaaatgtaATGCTACTACAACTCTACCAGGTTTATATCGTAGCGCAACGCAAACGATACCTATTTCGGAAGCTGCTGAAAGTCCAAGTATGAGTATTGCTGATCGATTAGCAGCACTTCAACGTAGCGGCAATACTAATTGGAAACGTCGGATAATGAGTGAAACTTca GATGTACTTTGCAGCGCTACGTTTAATAAGGAAGAATTAACGATTAGACAAGGTGTATTAGCTGATTGTCTTGGTAAATTAGAATCTGCTACAGAAGgatggaagaaaagaattgctGCACCAGATGCTATTAAATTTACAGTAGCAGGTAAAATGAAGGTGGAACAAACAGAAAATTTAGAAGAGAGTTCGTCTTCACTTTGCATTGAAGTTATAAACAATATCacagacaagaaaaaaagaccaaGGCCGGAAAGATTTAAAGGACGAAAag atacaAAAGATGTTCTTTCGACACCATCAAGTCCAAGCAAAGATTCACCTATTACAGTAAGAAGAAGTTTCTCAGAACCTGCCAGCGACGAAAGtg gtgaagaaaataaaactaaatctACTGCGTTAGCAACTGTATCTGTTCCTAAAGTAGATGACGAAACTTTTACATCTTTCTATACTGGagtatctttgaaaaaatgtGAGACTGAACGTTTTAGTTTAGATGAAAATGCTTTTGACGTAATTACATCGCATTCAGAATT ACTAGGCCAAAAACGAAATATACAAACACAGAAAAGGCGTGCAGCTTCAAAAAATCCTATAAAATTACTAGCATCGCGTACTGATTTAAAATCTGAGTATACTGAAGTTTCTACAGGAATTGCAGAGAAGGTAATGAGAAGTTTAAACGTAGAGAaac tTGCTAAAAATTCAGCCTTGGCTGTAGAAGCTCTCGCTGGACTAGCTTCTACGGAAGATTTTAGCGCTATAACGTTAAGAAATATTGCTGATGCAAATTATACTATGAATAAACTACGACCGTATAAAGATTTAATGTTGATTATGGTAAAAGGCAGGCGTCATGTTCAAGCTAGACTGGTTGAACCAGTAGCTAATAGTATCAATAGTGGTGATACTTATGTATTAGTTACAAAATCAgag GTTTATAATTATGTGGGAAAATACAGTAATGTTATTGAAAAAGCTCGTGCAGCAGAAATAGCATTAAGTATTCAGCAGAATAAAGATCTAGGTTGTCAAGCATCTCaagttattacaattaatgaagataaaataacTTGTACAAGAAGtcaaattaaacaattttggAATTATCTTGGCATAGATACTGATATTGatg TGATTGATGGTGGTCATCCCGATGAAGATGAATTATACGAATCTgctataattaatacaaatatgaTATATGAAGTTAAGGATGAAGAATTAGTTCCTCTTGAAAAATATTGGGGTGCTATACCAAAGATTGAAATGTTGGACTTGAACAAG ATACTGGTATTTGATTTTGGAagtgaaatgtatatatggacTGGTAAAAGAGCctcaaataataagaaaaaagttgcCACCCGTCTTGCCACGGAATTATGGAAGGAAGGTTATGACTATACAGAATGTGCAATTTGTCCAATCAATGCAGCATTTATGATTGGAAGACGTAATAAATTACTTACTGATATAAAAACTGAAAAAACAAGACCTTCATGGTGCTTATTTGCAAAATTAACTCAACACGTTGAAACAGTTCTTTTCCGTGAAAAATTTCTTGATTGGCCAAATGTTGCtggtattattaaaatgaaaactattaaagataaagaacaAATCGATGGAACAATAATTGTAGAGCCATGTAATTTGAATGTTATAATAGAACCAAACAATACACCTgttgatttaaatattaagGGATGTCATTTAGGAAGAGGAACTGGTTGGTATGATGATGAG TTAATGAAACAATATACTGTCGAAACTACAAGTATAAATGTATGGCATATAGATGAATTTTCACATACATTATTGGATAATTTGTCAAATGGACAATTTTATACAGGAGATAGTTACATCATACGTTGGATGTACTCAGTTACTATTACTG gaCGTGAACTTAGCGGGTTACAATCTAAACATTCCGCAAAAGGAAGAGATCGTTCGGTGTATTTTATTTGGCAAGGAAAAAATGCATCTTTAAACGAACAAGGTGCAGCAGCTTTGCTTACAGTAGAACTTGATAATGAACAAGGACCACAG aTTCGTGTAGTTCAAGGTTATGAACCAGctgcttttttaaatttattttctggAGGAATGGTAATACACATGGGTAAAAAAGCAGATAAAAGATATGATCAACAATGGAGATTGTATATTTGTAGAGGCACACTTGAATCGGAAATATTTTTGACTGAAATACCTTGTAGCACTCGTCAATTGAGAAGTCGAGGTTCATTCCTTTTATTAGATATCAAAGGTGCAAAAATCTATGTGTGGCATGGATCTAATGCATTGCCTCACATAAGAAAg acattttcgaaattaatgaGGGTGCAGAACCTGAAGAATTCTTTAATG CATTAG